DNA sequence from the Paenibacillus physcomitrellae genome:
TCGCGTCCGGATGTAGCCTTCAGGCTGGTTATTAACCGGGCGGAGGGGGAGAAGGAAGCGCGGTTTGTAGCGGATAAAATTACGCTGGTCGCGCAGCGTTTTCTCGAGTTGAACATTCCTTTGCTTGGCTATATCCATGATGAACCTTATGTGGTGAACGCCGTCAAACGGCAAATTCCGTTTCTGGTGGCTTACCCCCACTGCTCGGCCGCCAAGGATATCCGGCAGATGGCCCAAGCTTTTGCGGAAGACAAAGAAGAAGTTAGACAGGAAGGCGCTTTGACGGGAATCAAGGGATTTTTACACAAGTGGCTTCGTACAAAATGATTCTTTACAAGAACAGAGGTGAACTATGAAACCTTATCGGATCTTGGTTGTCGATGATTCGCCTTTTATGCGCAAAATTATTACCGATCTTATTGAGCAGGACCCCGCTTTCTGGGTGGAACGGACTGCCGCAAACGGCTTGGAAGCCGTAAAGCTGATTAAGGAGCTGTCCCCGGATCTCGTCACGATGGACGTGGAGATGCCGGAAATGAATGGTCTTGAAGCGCTGAAAAGCATTATGCATGAACATCCGGTTCCGGTTATCATGCTTTCCGGCATAAATGAACAGGGGATGCGGGAAACCATCATGGCGCTGGAGCTTGGCGCTTTTGATTTCATCCGCAAACCATCCATTACCGGCAATACGCAGAGCATCGCCGAAATCGGAGAAGCGCTCCGCATGCAGATGCAGGCGGCCATGGCCAGCCGTGAAAGACGTCTGGCCAGGGAAGAAGCGCTTCGCAAGCGGGCGGAGGAGCCGAAGGTTCTTCCGCAAACCCAACCCAAATCCGCTGCAAAACCTGTAAAGTCCGCAAAACCCGCAAAATCAGAAACATCCGCACAGCTGCCTGAATCAATTGAGGGAAATAACGGAAGTGTTAACAATGCTGCGGTTCAAGGCAAGAAACGGAGCCAGACTGTCGAACCGGCTAAAGCGGCTGAATATAAGCCGGATCACCGCAGTTCGGTTAAGCCGGGGGGAGCTGCTGCAGGGAAGGAATCCTTGCTCAAGCCTAAGAAATTGCCGGAGGTTCCGGCAAAGGAGCGCCAAAAAGAGGGAGCACCACCTGCTGGAAAGCTAGCAGCAGCGGTTCCTGCGGCCGCTCCTGACAAAGGCGTGAACACGTCCAAAAGGAATGTTGTTCCGGGAGGGTTTCAGCATATTGTGGCTGTCGGCTGCTCGACAGGAGGACCCAAAGCGCTTAAAGTGCTGCTCGAGTCCATACCGGCAGAGTTTCCGGCTCCTATCGTGATTGTCCAGCACATGCCGCCGAACTTTACCAGATCTTTGGCGCAGCGCTTGAATAGTCTCAGCCCGATTACCGTGGTTGAGGCCGAAGAGGGAATGGTGCTGGAGAAAGGCACAGCATATATTGCGCCGGGCGGGGAACATACCCGGGTTAAGCTTGGGGACGACGGGGCCTGCCGAATTGCTCTTGGCAATGATGAGCTGAGAAGCGGGCACCGTCCTTCGGTCGATGTGCTGTTTGAATCCCTGCTGCCTCTTGAAATGCTGCAGAGACATGCGGTGCTGATGACGGGGATGGGCAGTGATGGAGCCAAAGCGATGAAACTGCTTTATGACAAAGGAGTAACCTCAACGATTGCGGAAAGTGAAGAAACCTGCGTCGTTTACGGGATGCCCCGATCTGCTGTTGAACTCGGCTGCGTCACTTCGGTGCTGCCGCTTCAAGATATTGCACCAAAATTAGTTCAAATCGTGAAATAACAACTGATCCCTTGAGGAGGTGCTCGCTATGGACATGAATCAATATTTATCCATGTTTATTGATGAGTCAAATGATCACTTGCAGTCCCTAAACGAAAACATGCTTGAGCTTGAGAACAACCCGGAAGACATTGCGATCGTTCAGGTTATTTTCCGATCGGCGCATACCCTAAAAGGCATGGCGGCGACAATGGGCTTTGAAGATTTGGCGTCTCTGACGCACCAAATGGAGAACGTCCTGGATTTGGTCCGAAATGAAAAGCTGAAGATGCAGGATTATATTTTTGACACCCTGTTTAAAAGCTTGGATGCCCTGCAGTCGATGGTGCAGGATATTATGGAGGGCGGCGAAGGAAAAGCCGATGTTACGTCTATTGTAGATAATCTCCAAGCGATTGTCCGGGGAGAGAAGCCGGGAGCGGCTGCGGCGGCTAGTTCGGCGGGAGCCTCGTCCGCAGAGAGCACCTTGAAAGCGGCGCTTGAGCTTGACGAATTCCAGCAGTCCATTTTGGAGCAGTCCATCGGTGAAGGTCACAAAGCTCATTATATCGAAGTATCGATTCGTGAAGATTGTCAATTGAAAGCAGTACGTGCATATATGGTGTTTGATCTTCTGGAACGCTTCGGGGAAGTAATTAAATCTTATCCGACGGTACAGGACATTGAGCAAGAAAAGTTTGATAAAAGCTTCTCCTTGTATTACATAACTCAGAAGGATGCCGATGACCTCCAAGGCATGATCATGAATGTTTCGGAGATCGGTTCAGCAGTTGTGACGCCCCTAGACAAAGAATCTTTGGTTCAGTTGACCTCTTCGGCGAGCAGTCAAGCGGCAGCGACCGTTGAAGCGCCGGAAGCCCCGGCGGCGGAAGCGGCTCAACCTGCAGGAGCAGCGGCATCGAAGCCGGCGGCAGCGCCGGTCCAGGCCTCTAAAGAGGCGCCTGCCAAGAAACCTGCAGCTGGGGGAGGAACGCCTGCGCCCTCCCGGACGATCCGCGTTGATATCGAACGTCTGGATGTACTCATGAACCTGTTCAGCGAGCTGCTGATTGATCGTGTTCGTCTGGAGCAGCTGGCGGGAGAAATCAAACGCAATGATTTGACCGAAACGGTTGAACACATGACGCGGGTCAGCGCAGATTTGCAAAATGTTGTTTTGAAGCTGCGCATGGTTCCTGTGGATACTGTATTTAACCGGTTCCCGCGCATGGTACGTGATCTGGCTAAATCCCTGAACAAAAAAATCGACCTGGTGATTACCGGCGCGGAAACAGAGCTGGACCGTACGGTTATCGATGAAATCGGCGATCCGCTTGTTCATTTGCTCAGAAATGCGGTTGACCACGGAGTAGAAACGATCGAAGAGCGTGTGGCTTCCGGCAAACAGGAAACAGGCACCATTCACCTGAAAGCCTTTCACAGCGGCAACCATGTCTTTATTGAAATTACCGACGACGGACATGGCATCGATCGCGAGCGTGTAGCGGCCAAAGCCATTAAGAATGGCATTCTTACGCAAGAGCAGGCCAATGCGATGAGCGATGACGAAGTGGCACTGCTGCTGTTCGCTCCAGGCTTTAGTACGGCGGAGAAAATCTCCGATATTTCCGGACGCGGGGTAGGCCTGGATGTCGTCAAATCCAAGATCGAGTCTTTGGGCGGCACAGTGCTGGTTACATCGACGCTTGGACAAGGCTCCAAGTTCTCTGTACAGCTTCCGCTTACCTTGTCCATCATTTCGGCTATGCTGATCAAGACGGGCGACGAGAAATATGCGATTCCGCTGTCTTCGATCGTGGAGACGGGCTTAATCAAACGTTCCCAAATTCGCGAAGTTCATGGTTACAAAATGATTCCTTACCGGAATTCCAATATTCCAATTATGTCTTTAAAACAGATTTTTGATATTCCCGGCTTTGATGAGGAGAATGAAGAGGAAACCGAAATCGTCGTTATCCGCAAAGGGGATCGCGTAGCGGCCCTGACGGTCGAGGAATTTATTGGCCAAAGCGAGATTGTGATCAAGAATTTGGGCAAATATCTGCCTTCGGTTGAAGGCGTTGCCGGTGGAACCATTCTCGGTGACGGTCAGGTCGCTTTGATCATTGATCCTAACGCCTTTATCAAGTAGCAGGGATGTTGGATAGTAGCATTCGATTGATAAGATGAGGAGGAATTAAGCATGGGACAGGAATTAAAAGTTATTGTATTTAAATTGGGCTCAGAAGAATACGGGATTGATGTAGACAAGGTGGAAACGATTGAACGTATACTGCCGATTACTCGAGTGCCTAAAACCTACGCTTTTGTAAAAGGGGTGGTAAACCTTCGTGGTGTGGTCATTCCGGTTATCGATTTGCGTGGACGTTTTGGTCTGCCTGAAACGGAGCCGACCGATCAGACTCGTATTATCATTGTAAATGTAGAAGATATGCAGGTCGGCTTTATCGTCGATTCGGCGAACGATGTTATTGATCTGGATACAGATGTTATCGATACGCCGCCGGAAGTGGTTGGCGGAATCAAGGCGAAATATCTGGACGGAGTTGCCCGTATTTCGGATGATCGTCTTCTGATCATGCTGAACCTGTCCGAAGTGTTGAACAAAAGTGAGATTATTCAGCTTGAAGGTATTGAGGCTTAAGGTTGAAAGATTTGTTTAAAGGGTTTGCCGATTTTAAAATGGACGTGCTTAAGGAAGTCGGTAATATCGGCGCGGGCAACGCCGCTACGGCTCTATCGCGTCTGCTGGACAAACCCATTGATATGGCTGTGCCCAAAGTCCAAATGCTTCCGTTTGATGCAATAGCGGACAAAGTTGGCGGGGCTGAAAATATCGTTTTGGCTGTATTCTTCCGGGTTGAAGGAGAGGCGCCGGGCAATCTGTTTTTCATCTTGACCCCGGAGGCGGCCAAGAAACTGCTGCACCGTCTTGCCGCCATTGAAATATCGGATGATGAGAGCTTTTCGGAGATGGAATGGTCGGCCATCTCCGAAATCGGCAACATTTTAGCCGGTTCCTACCTGTCCTCTCTGGCCGATTTCACCCGACTGAGCATGAATCCCACAGTTCCCGCGGTTGCGATGGATATGGCCGGCGCTATTTTGAGCTATGGACTGCTTCAATTCGGCGAAATGGGGAATGACGCGCTGTTGATTGACACTACCTTCATTGAGGGGCAGCATGAAGTAGAGGGCCAGTTTTTCCTAATACCGGATCCTGAATCGTTCGACCAAATCTTTTCTGCTTTAGGAGTGCCGGCGGAGCATGATTGAAGAGCAGCCAGTCGTTAAAGTCGGAATGGCTGAGATGGGAACCGTCTGTTCCCATGGTTTGATCCGGACCACCGGGTTAGGTTCCTGTGTCGGCCTCACTTTATTTGATCCGGAGATGCATCTGGCAGGGATGGCGCATGTGATGCTTCCTTCATCAGATATCGCCAAAGAAGGTTCATTGAACTTGGCGAAATATGCGGATACAGCCATACCCGCTCTGTATCAGCAGCTGCTGCAGATGGGGGCATCTGCCCGGCGTCTGGTCG
Encoded proteins:
- the cheB gene encoding chemotaxis-specific protein-glutamate methyltransferase CheB, whose protein sequence is MKPYRILVVDDSPFMRKIITDLIEQDPAFWVERTAANGLEAVKLIKELSPDLVTMDVEMPEMNGLEALKSIMHEHPVPVIMLSGINEQGMRETIMALELGAFDFIRKPSITGNTQSIAEIGEALRMQMQAAMASRERRLAREEALRKRAEEPKVLPQTQPKSAAKPVKSAKPAKSETSAQLPESIEGNNGSVNNAAVQGKKRSQTVEPAKAAEYKPDHRSSVKPGGAAAGKESLLKPKKLPEVPAKERQKEGAPPAGKLAAAVPAAAPDKGVNTSKRNVVPGGFQHIVAVGCSTGGPKALKVLLESIPAEFPAPIVIVQHMPPNFTRSLAQRLNSLSPITVVEAEEGMVLEKGTAYIAPGGEHTRVKLGDDGACRIALGNDELRSGHRPSVDVLFESLLPLEMLQRHAVLMTGMGSDGAKAMKLLYDKGVTSTIAESEETCVVYGMPRSAVELGCVTSVLPLQDIAPKLVQIVK
- a CDS encoding chemotaxis protein CheA; translated protein: MDMNQYLSMFIDESNDHLQSLNENMLELENNPEDIAIVQVIFRSAHTLKGMAATMGFEDLASLTHQMENVLDLVRNEKLKMQDYIFDTLFKSLDALQSMVQDIMEGGEGKADVTSIVDNLQAIVRGEKPGAAAAASSAGASSAESTLKAALELDEFQQSILEQSIGEGHKAHYIEVSIREDCQLKAVRAYMVFDLLERFGEVIKSYPTVQDIEQEKFDKSFSLYYITQKDADDLQGMIMNVSEIGSAVVTPLDKESLVQLTSSASSQAAATVEAPEAPAAEAAQPAGAAASKPAAAPVQASKEAPAKKPAAGGGTPAPSRTIRVDIERLDVLMNLFSELLIDRVRLEQLAGEIKRNDLTETVEHMTRVSADLQNVVLKLRMVPVDTVFNRFPRMVRDLAKSLNKKIDLVITGAETELDRTVIDEIGDPLVHLLRNAVDHGVETIEERVASGKQETGTIHLKAFHSGNHVFIEITDDGHGIDRERVAAKAIKNGILTQEQANAMSDDEVALLLFAPGFSTAEKISDISGRGVGLDVVKSKIESLGGTVLVTSTLGQGSKFSVQLPLTLSIISAMLIKTGDEKYAIPLSSIVETGLIKRSQIREVHGYKMIPYRNSNIPIMSLKQIFDIPGFDEENEEETEIVVIRKGDRVAALTVEEFIGQSEIVIKNLGKYLPSVEGVAGGTILGDGQVALIIDPNAFIK
- a CDS encoding chemotaxis protein CheW, whose product is MGQELKVIVFKLGSEEYGIDVDKVETIERILPITRVPKTYAFVKGVVNLRGVVIPVIDLRGRFGLPETEPTDQTRIIIVNVEDMQVGFIVDSANDVIDLDTDVIDTPPEVVGGIKAKYLDGVARISDDRLLIMLNLSEVLNKSEIIQLEGIEA
- a CDS encoding chemotaxis protein CheC produces the protein MDVLKEVGNIGAGNAATALSRLLDKPIDMAVPKVQMLPFDAIADKVGGAENIVLAVFFRVEGEAPGNLFFILTPEAAKKLLHRLAAIEISDDESFSEMEWSAISEIGNILAGSYLSSLADFTRLSMNPTVPAVAMDMAGAILSYGLLQFGEMGNDALLIDTTFIEGQHEVEGQFFLIPDPESFDQIFSALGVPAEHD
- a CDS encoding chemotaxis protein CheD, whose protein sequence is MIEEQPVVKVGMAEMGTVCSHGLIRTTGLGSCVGLTLFDPEMHLAGMAHVMLPSSDIAKEGSLNLAKYADTAIPALYQQLLQMGASARRLVAKMAGGSQMFAFAGGSDTMRIGPRNVESCKVCLNELGIPLLGEDTGGNFGRTIELDCQTGILFIRSVQMGIKEL